ATGTGGACTTTATTTTGAATGCACCGTAATCCGATTTCATAATGATAGATAGTAGGAACAGCAATGCTGACAGCGTCAACTTGCTGAAGTAGATCATCAAGATTTGCAAAGCTATTGATTTTGTATTGATTGGCAACTTGATTGGCTCTATTTTTATCTATATCATAAACTCCAATTAATTCACAATCATGGGCTAAGGATGAGTAAACACGCACATGGTTTTCCCCCATCACTCCTGTGCCGATCACGCCGACTCTCATGTTAGATCACCTATAATGTTATGTTTTTTAAGTTATCTTATTCATCACAAAAAAAATGAACACTGGTAAATGTCATGGATGCAGGGATTTCATCAATTCATCTATTTTAGTGAAGTAAACAATTACAAGTGTTGATTATCCATTATTTTACTTAAACATACAGAATCGTATGGCTGAACACAAGCTTTTCTTCCACATCCCCCGAACAAGAACGCCAGCGGGCAAATTCATTTGGCCGCTGGCGTTCTTGTTCGAGAAGGGCATGCGTATAGCATGCCAGTCGACAAGCGATTCGCTTGCCGACTCCGGCAGAAAAGCTAGAAAAGAGCCATCTCAACTAGTTATTATTGGTTAATCAACACGCCTGGTAAACAATATCTCTTGCTATGCATAAAATAGAAAAGAAAACATTTGATTAAGGCTTTGAAAACGGAGGAGTTTATTTTGAAAAATCAAATTCCTAAAAGCTCAAGCATCGGGAAAAATGTCATTATCGAAGAAGGGGTCCGTATTGGGGAAAATGTAAAAATTGGCGATAATACGGTCGTTTTAAAGCATACACATGTTGGTGATCATGTCACGATCGGCTGTAATTGTGTTTTAGGCATTAAACCAGGTGGAAATAAAAGAATGAGAAACATACAGGAAAAAAACGAATCATTAATCATTCAAGATTATGCAACGATCGGCAATCTTGTGACCATATATTCAAGCACAGAAATTGGGAAGCATGTTTTTATCGCTGATCATGCTAGCATTCGAGAAAATGTACAAATCGAAGAGGGAACAGTTGTTGGTAGAGGCTCAATCATCGAGCTCAATACGAAAATCGGAAAAAGGTGTACCATTCAAACATTGGCCTATATAACTGGAGATACCGTCATAGAGGATGATGTCTTTATTGGACCATGTGTGTCCATGTCTAATGATAAATATATGGGGGCTAAAGAATATGAATTAAAAGGCCCTATTATTAAAGAAGGAGCGAAAATCGGAAATAATGCAACCCTTTTGCCAGGAGTTATGATTGGAGAAAAAGGGATTGTCGGGGCTGGATCTGTCGTGACGAAAGATGTTCGAAATAATGAGGTCGTTGTCGGTGTATCGGCTAAGAAATTACAAAAATGAATCATTTTACTGTAGTTGAGCAATTCTGATTACAATAATTACAAATAAAAAAACAAACAGGTTACCCCTTATATCACGTGGAGCTGTTTTTTCACGGCATCAATGGGAATATTTTGTTTCGCCGCATGGTAAATGAACTCCATGAGACTATGTCCTTTTCTCTTACGCTGGAGATCGAGCACATCCGAAAAATTGCTTTTGGATTCGAACATACTATACACATAAGCAAGTTGTACAAAAATCCAATACCGTTTCATTACTTGACATTCGCGAACACGGTATCCATAGCTTCAGGGGGAGATGAAGTCCAAAAAGAAGCAAATGTAGATGATGAATGTCCGTCATGAGGCTTTTGAAGGACATAAATAAGATAGAAAGCATAAGAAGTGTCCTTCATTCGATTAATGAAGGACATAATGAAGATAGAAAACATAAGAAAGGTCCTTCATAGGACTAATAAAGGACATAAATTAGATAGGAAACAAGAGAAATGACCAAACGTTGTGAAAATTTGTGGATTCCTTGATGATGTGCTAATCTACTCATGAGACATGAAACTCCTTGTAGGTAGTTGGTAGCGCATCTAATCTAACCAAGGAGTTGGATTCCTGTCTCCTTTTTTGTTTGGATGTAAATATATGTTAGGGAATTTGCTCATCTACATCATTTTATATAAATAGAGGCTATTGATGGAATGAACATGGATATCACCATGGAGAATTTTGTTTTGCTCGCATTTGATGGAATTCAATTTATCAGCATTCTATTACACTATTTCTTTTTACAAAATCGTCAAAACCCACATTAGGTGGGTTTTCGTCATTTAAAAGGAAAGATCTATAGTTGAACATATCAATAAACAAGAAGCTTATCTTACTAGTAAAGTTTATATAAATTGAAATTTTGTTTTACATCAAATTTGTCGTAAATATACCAAATACGGGATGATATGGACTCAACACAAGCTTTTCTGCCTCTCCCCTCGAACAAGAACGCCGGCGAGTAAATGTATTTACCCGCAAAGCGTTCATTGTTCGAGGAGGGCATGCTAAAGCATGCCCGTCGGCAAGCAAATAGCTTGCCGACTGAGGCAGAAAAGCGAGGGATCGAGCGCTGTTCACTGGATCATTAACACACCTGTACGAAACCAATAGCATGGAAATTCTTTGCTACAACTTATATAGATGGAGAAAATCTTATCTTTTACGATTTGTTAATATGTCGATGATTTTTTCTTTTGTATGACCATCCCCGAACAAATGAGGATATTCTTTCGGTATTTTCATATTGAATAATGTATTTAAAATATTTTGCGTATTAGCTGAAGTTAGTTGATTCCATCCTGATTGGACTGTTTCAACCCATTCTGTTTCATCTCTGATCGTGATACATGGAACTTGTAGCAGATAGGCCTCTTTTTGAATTCCCCCTGAATCAGTCAAAATAACTTTTGCCTCATTTTCGATTATCAACATATCAAAATAATTTATTGGCTCAGTTGTTAAAATATTCGGATGTGAAAGGAGATCAGTTAAATCCCATTGTTTTATCCGGTTTTTCGTTCTTGGGTGTAAAGGGAATACTACTTTTCGATCCAGCTGTCGTAATGCCTCAATGATAGCTGCTAACCGTTTTGGGTCATCTGTATTTTCTGCACGATGAATGGTGACAAGATAATATTCTTTTGGAGAAAGATTAAGTTTTGTTAAGATATTGGAATATTTTTTAGCAAACGAACGAAAGTGTATGATCGCATCCACCATAATGTCCCCTGTAAGGTAAACTCCCTTTGTAATCCCTTCTAGCCGCAAATTTTCAACGGCTGTCTGGGAAGGACAAAAAAGCCAAGTGGAAAGGTGATCTGTTATGACTCGATTAATTTCTTCAGGCATTTTTTTATTATAGCTTCGCAAACCAGATTCTACATGTGCAATCGGATAATGAAGTTTCGCTGCAGCTAAGCTTCCTGCCAAAGTGGAATTTGTATCACCATAAACGAAGACAATGTCAGGTTTTTCCAACAGAAGAATGTCTTCAAGTTTTGACAGCATTTTGGCGGTTTGTTTGCTGTGAGTATCTGAACCGACAGCTAAGTTATAATCAGGTTTTGGGAGCTTAAGCTGATGAAAAAAAATATTGGACATATTGTCATCATAATGCTGGCCTGTATGTACCATGATTTCTTTCATATTTGAATTTTTTTTTATTTGTAAAGAGATCATACTAGCCTTAATAAATTGAGGCCTTGCTCCTACGACAGTTAAAATTTTCAAGGTTGTTCCCCCTCAAAAATCGAAAATTTATTTTTTGATTGGATAGTTCATCATATGAAAAATTAAAAGGAGCAATGACAAATATTCATGC
This is a stretch of genomic DNA from Bacillus alveayuensis. It encodes these proteins:
- a CDS encoding acetyltransferase-like isoleucine patch superfamily enzyme (product_source=COG0110; cath_funfam=2.160.10.10; cog=COG0110; pfam=PF00132; superfamily=51161), which encodes MKNQIPKSSSIGKNVIIEEGVRIGENVKIGDNTVVLKHTHVGDHVTIGCNCVLGIKPGGNKRMRNIQEKNESLIIQDYATIGNLVTIYSSTEIGKHVFIADHASIRENVQIEEGTVVGRGSIIELNTKIGKRCTIQTLAYITGDTVIEDDVFIGPCVSMSNDKYMGAKEYELKGPIIKEGAKIGNNATLLPGVMIGEKGIVGAGSVVTKDVRNNEVVVGVSAKKLQK
- a CDS encoding UDP-N-acetylglucosamine 2-epimerase (product_source=TIGR00236; cath_funfam=3.40.50.2000; cog=COG0381; pfam=PF02350; superfamily=53756; tigrfam=TIGR00236) — protein: MKILTVVGARPQFIKASMISLQIKKNSNMKEIMVHTGQHYDDNMSNIFFHQLKLPKPDYNLAVGSDTHSKQTAKMLSKLEDILLLEKPDIVFVYGDTNSTLAGSLAAAKLHYPIAHVESGLRSYNKKMPEEINRVITDHLSTWLFCPSQTAVENLRLEGITKGVYLTGDIMVDAIIHFRSFAKKYSNILTKLNLSPKEYYLVTIHRAENTDDPKRLAAIIEALRQLDRKVVFPLHPRTKNRIKQWDLTDLLSHPNILTTEPINYFDMLIIENEAKVILTDSGGIQKEAYLLQVPCITIRDETEWVETVQSGWNQLTSANTQNILNTLFNMKIPKEYPHLFGDGHTKEKIIDILTNRKR